A DNA window from Prevotella intermedia ATCC 25611 = DSM 20706 contains the following coding sequences:
- a CDS encoding PH domain-containing protein, which yields MEKKYNSKVDLWLYLFIYISIILSAVPILLIDFNWIVTIFLFVILAALTLYPLGIKYTINGKVLSIHCPFFSTQVIDIFDILLIESTHTLDSSPAASIDRLKLTYKHGCVIISPKKKKDFVNHILSINSKVHIKIN from the coding sequence ATGGAAAAAAAATATAATTCAAAAGTTGACTTGTGGTTATATCTGTTTATATATATAAGTATAATATTATCTGCAGTACCTATTCTTTTAATTGATTTTAATTGGATTGTTACTATTTTTCTATTTGTTATCCTCGCAGCGTTAACCTTGTATCCATTAGGAATTAAATATACAATTAATGGAAAAGTCTTATCTATTCATTGTCCTTTCTTTTCAACACAGGTAATTGATATTTTTGATATTTTGTTAATAGAATCTACACACACTTTAGATTCGTCACCTGCAGCTTCAATTGATCGATTAAAGTTAACGTATAAGCATGGTTGTGTCATTATTTCACCTAAGAAAAAAAAGGATTTTGTAAATCATATTTTATCAATCAACTCAAAGGTTCATATAAAAATCAATTGA
- the lptC gene encoding LPS export ABC transporter periplasmic protein LptC, which translates to MKQSKLFISCMIIALCVIPFLASCSEKRGNTAPAIHEHDSVPIMTTYGVNTLISDSGVIKYRIIAEEWEVNEVKNPSRWTFNKGLLLTQFDLKKRIVGFMQCDTAIYYDKERRWELHGHVQIVTANNVEFYSSELFWDERNHEIWSHKYSRIKTPDKALEGNWFKSDEQMTVYEIRQTKGWGIFNEREFVPNSDRAMSMPSAPIDTMAHKNLQGVVLNR; encoded by the coding sequence ATGAAACAAAGCAAACTTTTCATCTCTTGTATGATAATTGCTTTATGTGTCATACCCTTTTTGGCTTCGTGCAGCGAAAAACGTGGAAATACAGCCCCTGCCATACACGAGCACGATTCTGTTCCTATCATGACAACATACGGTGTCAATACGTTGATTTCCGATTCAGGAGTCATCAAGTACCGTATCATTGCCGAAGAATGGGAGGTAAACGAGGTAAAGAACCCTTCACGATGGACTTTCAATAAGGGTTTGTTGCTCACACAGTTCGACTTAAAGAAGCGCATCGTAGGGTTTATGCAATGCGACACGGCCATCTATTACGACAAGGAACGCCGTTGGGAACTTCACGGACACGTACAGATTGTAACTGCAAACAACGTGGAATTTTATAGCAGCGAACTATTCTGGGACGAACGGAACCACGAAATATGGTCGCACAAATATTCTCGTATAAAGACTCCCGACAAGGCCTTGGAGGGAAACTGGTTCAAGAGCGACGAGCAAATGACGGTCTATGAAATACGACAAACGAAAGGTTGGGGTATTTTCAATGAGCGTGAATTTGTGCCAAATAGCGACAGAGCAATGTCGATGCCGTCTGCCCCGATAGACACAATGGCTCACAAGAACTTACAAGGAGTAGTATTAAATCGATAA
- a CDS encoding hemolysin family protein, with the protein MDISLIIGILVSLTLSAFFSGMEIAFVSSNRMLAEMDKEKNGFAQRCLQIFYRNPNGFVSTMLVGNNIVLVLYGILFADIFNATLFLSFSPVTQVALNTILSTIIVVFTGEFIPKVLFKSSPNALLSFFAPLAYLFFIVLWPISRFSTFISRIMLRTIGVKVDEVKNDGTFTKVDLDYLLQSSIENAKDDGKLEEEVKIFQNALEFTDTKVKDCMVPRTEIKAVDITCPVAELQQKFIESGNSKIVVYKDDIDHIEGYIHSSEMFKNPQVWHDHIRKMPFVPETMTAQKLMHMFLQQKKSLGVVVDEFGGTSGIVSLEDIVEEIFGDIEDEHDNAKYIAKKIADNEYILSARLEIEKVNDMFDLDLPKSDDYMTISGFILHEYQSFPKLNELVKIGKYEFKIIKNTMTKIELVKLKVSV; encoded by the coding sequence TTGGATATTAGTTTAATAATAGGAATTTTAGTGTCTTTGACATTGTCTGCATTCTTTTCAGGAATGGAGATAGCTTTCGTTTCGAGCAACAGAATGCTTGCAGAAATGGACAAAGAGAAGAATGGCTTTGCACAAAGATGCCTGCAAATATTTTATCGCAACCCCAATGGCTTTGTTTCAACAATGCTCGTAGGCAACAATATCGTGTTGGTTTTGTACGGAATATTGTTTGCCGACATCTTCAACGCCACACTCTTCCTGTCCTTTTCGCCCGTCACGCAGGTTGCCTTAAACACCATTCTTTCAACCATTATCGTTGTATTTACTGGCGAATTCATTCCGAAAGTATTGTTTAAAAGCAGCCCCAACGCACTGCTGTCGTTCTTTGCCCCACTCGCTTACCTTTTCTTCATCGTATTGTGGCCTATCAGTCGTTTCTCTACCTTCATATCGCGCATAATGCTAAGAACCATAGGCGTGAAGGTTGATGAAGTGAAAAACGACGGCACTTTCACCAAAGTAGACTTAGATTACCTGCTCCAAAGTTCCATCGAAAACGCAAAAGACGATGGAAAACTGGAAGAGGAAGTAAAGATATTCCAGAACGCATTAGAGTTTACCGACACGAAAGTAAAGGACTGTATGGTGCCTCGCACAGAGATAAAAGCCGTTGATATAACCTGTCCTGTTGCCGAATTGCAGCAGAAATTCATTGAAAGCGGAAACTCCAAGATAGTTGTCTACAAGGACGACATCGACCATATAGAAGGTTATATCCACTCTTCGGAGATGTTCAAGAACCCACAAGTGTGGCACGACCATATCCGAAAAATGCCTTTCGTGCCCGAAACAATGACTGCCCAAAAGCTGATGCATATGTTCCTGCAGCAGAAGAAGAGCCTTGGCGTGGTTGTAGACGAGTTCGGCGGAACCAGCGGAATTGTTTCGTTGGAGGATATTGTAGAGGAAATCTTTGGCGACATTGAAGACGAACACGACAATGCAAAGTACATAGCAAAGAAGATTGCAGACAACGAATACATTCTCTCTGCTCGTTTAGAGATAGAAAAGGTGAACGATATGTTCGATTTGGATTTGCCGAAAAGCGATGACTATATGACCATAAGCGGCTTTATACTCCACGAATACCAGAGCTTCCCGAAATTAAACGAATTAGTTAAAATAGGGAAATATGAGTTTAAAATAATCAAGAATACAATGACGAAAATAGAACTTGTGAAGCTAAAAGTTAGCGTTTAG
- the secA gene encoding preprotein translocase subunit SecA, with the protein MNFTKLMKSLFGDKSTRDMKLIQPYVDKIKAAYPAIKELSNDDLRAKTKEIQQYVQDAGKQQREEIAKLRESIEDTPIDEREDIFNKIDKLEKEALDNYEKALDEVMPIAFSIVKDTARRFTENEETIVTANDFDRELAADPRKDFITIDGDKAIYHNHWTAGGNDLKWEMVHYDVQLFGGTVLHQGKIAEMATGEGKTLVATLPVFLNALTGNGVHVVTVNDYLAKRDSEWMGPLYEFNGLSVDCIDKHQPNSPERRRAYQADITFGTNNEFGFDYLRDNMAVSPADLVQRKHNYAIVDEVDSVLVDDARTPLIISGPVPKGDDQMFEEYQPLVQKLFEVQRKQATELLAEARTKISSAADCKDEKERQAMLEEGFLALYRSHKALPKNKALIKFLSEEGIKSGMLKTEEFYMANNNREMPKAVEPLYFVTEEKMNSCDLTDKGATWLAKEVNDDKLFVLPDITTELSQLEKEKEDKVIDEQTYIDKKDDMMSNYGVQSERVHTLQQLLKAYTMFNKDDEYVVLDGEVKIVDEQTGRIMEGRRWSDGLHQAVEAKEHVKVEAATQTFATITLQNYFRMYHKLAGMTGTASTEAGEFWDIYKLDVVEIPTNRPIQRKDMEDRVYKTAREKYAAVIDEIEEMRNSGRPCLVGTTSVEISELLSKMLSMRKIPHQVLNAKQHLKEAQIVAEAGRSTNGLGAVTIATNMAGRGTDIKLSQEVKDAGGLAIIGTERHESRRVDRQLRGRAGRQGDPGSSVFYVSLEDKLMRLFGSERIAKVMDRLGFEEGERIESSMISNSIERAQKKVEENNFGIRKRLLEYDDVMNKQRTVIYEKRRHALMGERIGMDISNIIWDRCVNIIENNDYEGCKEEFLKVLAMECPFTEAEFENTGREELEERAFQVTIENFERKTERIQTVAWPIIKQVYENQGAMYERIMVPITDGKRVYNIPCNLKEAYDSEAKSVVRQFEKVILLHLIDDDWKENLRQLDELRHSVQNASYEQKDPLLIFKLESVKLWDNMINDMNNRTASVLMRGQIPDMQPAEEIQEAAPEQHSQRYDEKKDDLIDQNQQAAAHQDTRETAQQQHRTPYMAEKMPRPNDPCPCGSGKKFKNCHGRNLR; encoded by the coding sequence ATGAACTTCACAAAATTAATGAAGTCTCTCTTTGGAGACAAATCAACACGCGATATGAAACTCATTCAACCGTATGTTGATAAAATCAAAGCTGCCTACCCAGCTATCAAGGAACTTAGCAACGACGACTTGCGTGCTAAAACAAAGGAAATACAACAATATGTTCAAGACGCTGGCAAGCAGCAACGCGAGGAAATAGCAAAACTCCGTGAGAGCATCGAAGATACACCAATCGACGAGCGCGAGGATATTTTCAACAAGATAGACAAACTCGAAAAAGAGGCACTGGACAACTATGAGAAGGCATTGGACGAAGTTATGCCTATTGCTTTCTCTATCGTAAAAGATACGGCTCGCCGCTTTACAGAGAACGAAGAAACCATCGTTACGGCAAACGACTTCGACCGTGAGCTTGCAGCCGACCCACGAAAAGACTTCATAACCATCGACGGCGACAAGGCTATCTACCACAACCACTGGACAGCAGGCGGCAACGACCTCAAGTGGGAAATGGTTCACTACGACGTTCAGCTTTTCGGCGGTACGGTACTCCACCAAGGTAAGATTGCCGAAATGGCAACGGGTGAAGGTAAAACCCTCGTGGCTACCTTGCCTGTCTTCCTCAACGCTTTGACAGGAAATGGTGTTCACGTGGTAACGGTGAACGATTACCTTGCCAAACGTGACTCTGAATGGATGGGGCCATTGTACGAATTCAACGGTTTGTCGGTCGATTGTATTGACAAACATCAACCTAACTCGCCAGAACGTCGCCGCGCTTACCAAGCCGACATTACTTTCGGTACAAACAACGAGTTCGGTTTCGACTACCTACGCGACAACATGGCAGTATCGCCTGCCGACCTCGTGCAGCGCAAGCACAACTATGCCATTGTCGATGAGGTAGACTCTGTGTTGGTAGACGATGCCCGTACACCTCTTATTATTAGTGGTCCTGTACCAAAAGGCGACGACCAGATGTTTGAGGAATATCAGCCATTGGTTCAGAAACTCTTTGAAGTTCAGCGCAAGCAAGCTACCGAATTGCTTGCAGAAGCACGCACAAAGATTTCGAGTGCAGCCGATTGCAAGGACGAAAAAGAACGTCAGGCAATGCTCGAAGAAGGTTTCTTGGCACTTTATCGCTCACACAAGGCACTGCCAAAGAACAAGGCACTCATCAAGTTCCTTTCAGAAGAAGGCATTAAGTCGGGTATGCTGAAGACTGAAGAGTTCTATATGGCAAACAACAACCGTGAAATGCCAAAGGCGGTAGAGCCGCTTTACTTCGTTACCGAAGAGAAAATGAACTCTTGCGACCTTACCGACAAGGGTGCAACGTGGTTGGCTAAAGAGGTAAACGACGATAAGTTGTTTGTGCTTCCTGATATTACAACAGAGCTTTCGCAACTCGAAAAAGAGAAGGAAGACAAGGTAATAGACGAGCAAACCTACATCGACAAGAAAGACGATATGATGAGCAACTACGGTGTTCAGAGCGAACGTGTCCACACGTTGCAGCAGTTGCTCAAGGCTTATACCATGTTCAATAAGGACGATGAATACGTTGTTCTCGATGGCGAGGTGAAAATCGTAGACGAACAGACTGGTCGTATTATGGAAGGCCGCCGCTGGAGCGATGGACTCCATCAAGCTGTGGAAGCCAAGGAACACGTAAAGGTGGAAGCTGCCACACAGACTTTCGCTACCATTACCTTGCAGAACTACTTCCGTATGTACCATAAATTGGCGGGTATGACGGGTACAGCCTCTACCGAAGCAGGCGAATTCTGGGACATCTACAAGCTCGATGTTGTAGAAATTCCTACCAACCGTCCTATCCAACGTAAGGATATGGAAGACCGTGTCTACAAAACGGCTCGCGAAAAGTATGCTGCCGTAATCGACGAAATAGAAGAAATGCGCAACAGCGGACGCCCTTGCCTGGTGGGTACAACCTCTGTGGAAATCAGTGAGTTGCTCAGCAAGATGCTCAGTATGCGCAAGATACCACACCAAGTGTTGAATGCCAAGCAGCACCTGAAGGAAGCACAGATTGTTGCCGAAGCAGGACGCTCTACCAACGGACTCGGTGCCGTTACCATTGCTACCAATATGGCGGGTCGTGGTACCGACATTAAGCTCTCGCAGGAAGTGAAAGATGCTGGTGGTTTGGCAATTATCGGTACCGAACGCCACGAAAGCCGCCGTGTAGACCGCCAGTTGCGTGGTCGTGCAGGACGTCAGGGCGACCCTGGTTCATCTGTGTTCTACGTTTCGTTGGAAGACAAGCTGATGCGTCTTTTCGGTTCCGAACGTATCGCAAAGGTTATGGACAGACTCGGTTTCGAGGAAGGCGAGCGCATCGAAAGTTCAATGATTTCAAACAGTATTGAGCGTGCGCAGAAGAAGGTGGAGGAGAACAACTTCGGTATTCGTAAGCGTTTGTTGGAGTACGACGACGTTATGAACAAGCAGCGTACCGTAATTTACGAGAAGCGTCGCCATGCATTGATGGGCGAACGCATCGGTATGGATATTTCAAATATCATCTGGGACCGCTGTGTAAACATCATAGAGAACAACGACTACGAAGGTTGCAAGGAAGAGTTCCTCAAAGTGCTGGCGATGGAATGCCCATTCACCGAAGCCGAATTTGAGAATACAGGCAGGGAAGAATTGGAAGAACGTGCTTTCCAAGTTACCATTGAGAACTTTGAACGCAAGACGGAACGCATTCAAACCGTGGCTTGGCCTATCATTAAGCAGGTTTACGAGAACCAAGGTGCTATGTACGAGCGTATTATGGTGCCAATTACCGATGGCAAGCGTGTCTACAATATACCTTGCAACTTGAAGGAAGCCTACGACTCTGAGGCTAAATCGGTAGTTAGACAGTTCGAGAAAGTCATTCTCCTGCACCTCATCGACGACGACTGGAAGGAGAACCTGCGCCAGCTCGACGAATTGCGACACTCTGTGCAGAATGCTTCATACGAGCAGAAAGACCCATTGCTCATTTTCAAACTTGAGAGTGTGAAGCTTTGGGACAATATGATTAACGATATGAACAACCGCACAGCAAGCGTTCTGATGCGTGGACAAATTCCTGATATGCAGCCTGCAGAAGAAATTCAAGAAGCTGCTCCAGAGCAACATTCACAGCGTTACGACGAGAAGAAGGACGATTTGATTGACCAAAATCAGCAAGCTGCTGCTCACCAAGATACGCGCGAGACAGCACAGCAGCAACATCGCACTCCTTATATGGCTGAAAAAATGCCACGTCCAAACGACCCGTGCCCTTGCGGTAGCGGAAAGAAGTTCAAGAATTGCCACGGACGCAATTTAAGATAA
- a CDS encoding DUF4105 domain-containing protein codes for MKKLVRYIVVCILLSVLPLAAKADSLTYSDSVEISLLTCTPGNEVWAQYGHTAIRYNDIANGNDLVANYGVFSFEQPYFIPRFVLGMTDYRIGMSTTEEMLFIYSYEGRGIIEQVLNLTKDEKYKIYLALKKNLLPENVVYRYNFFYDNCTTRAQHMLLDYLNGNTKYTSDNTKPLPSFREMIHEWNKNDAWTQFGEDILLGVTADLPVKTEEQKLFLPDNLRKYIECAIHNGQPLVKQTSVLLQPSKSSEEASIFISPFQVAILFAVLAISVLLIEYKKKIALWGWDILLMAVSGIIGLLLFVMIFSCHPSVSLNMIIFLFNPLALFLIPSVVKSIRRKQKHWWWTAWEVSIIIGFIGSFFQKIPVPILIVALFLLFNCVFHQWLIKNVYTVAIENKAK; via the coding sequence ATGAAAAAGCTCGTTCGATATATAGTTGTCTGCATTTTGCTATCAGTTTTGCCACTGGCTGCAAAAGCAGATTCATTGACCTATTCGGACTCTGTTGAAATCTCTCTCTTGACTTGTACGCCTGGCAACGAGGTGTGGGCGCAATACGGACACACAGCCATTCGCTACAACGATATTGCAAACGGCAACGACCTTGTTGCCAATTATGGTGTATTTTCATTTGAACAACCTTATTTTATTCCTCGTTTCGTATTGGGAATGACCGATTATCGCATTGGCATGTCTACAACCGAAGAGATGCTTTTCATATATTCATACGAGGGTAGAGGCATTATTGAACAGGTATTGAACCTCACCAAGGACGAAAAATATAAAATTTACCTTGCCTTAAAGAAGAACTTGCTTCCCGAGAATGTTGTGTATAGATACAATTTCTTTTACGATAATTGCACCACAAGGGCACAACACATGCTGCTCGACTATTTAAATGGCAATACTAAATATACTTCTGACAATACAAAACCCTTGCCTTCGTTTCGTGAAATGATACACGAATGGAACAAAAACGACGCTTGGACACAGTTCGGTGAGGATATATTATTAGGTGTAACTGCCGATTTGCCTGTTAAAACAGAAGAACAGAAACTGTTTCTGCCCGATAACCTACGCAAATACATCGAATGTGCAATACACAACGGACAGCCTTTGGTAAAGCAAACATCGGTTCTCTTACAGCCCAGCAAGTCTTCAGAAGAGGCAAGCATCTTCATTTCGCCCTTTCAAGTTGCAATTCTGTTTGCCGTTCTTGCTATTTCCGTATTGCTCATAGAGTATAAAAAGAAAATAGCTTTATGGGGTTGGGACATTCTGCTGATGGCTGTTTCGGGCATTATAGGGCTTCTCCTGTTTGTTATGATATTCTCTTGCCACCCTTCTGTAAGCCTCAATATGATAATATTCTTGTTCAATCCGTTGGCTCTGTTCCTCATTCCTTCGGTTGTCAAGAGCATCAGACGCAAGCAGAAACATTGGTGGTGGACGGCTTGGGAAGTGTCAATCATAATTGGATTTATCGGTAGCTTTTTCCAAAAGATTCCTGTTCCAATATTAATTGTGGCACTATTCTTGCTATTTAATTGTGTCTTCCATCAATGGTTGATTAAGAATGTCTATACGGTAGCGATAGAAAACAAGGCAAAATGA
- a CDS encoding peptidylprolyl isomerase: MAALGKIRRRGITLIVIIGLGLFAFIAEEAFRSCNGIKGEARQQVGEVLGEKINVQDYQKLVDEYQDAIKFTMQRDNLSESELNQVKDQVWQQMVTNHVLEADAKKVGLTVTEQELQNVLNEGTDPMLSQTPFINQQTGRFDVNALKQFIDAYNKAKTANPQQAEQMKTAYNYWMFVEKNLRSQLLGQKFQALYASCVLSNKAEAKLAFNDENEEAQVQLASMAYTSVKDADVKYTDEDLKAKYEELKPMFRQTIETRDVKYVDFQILPSQADRNAIVKEMNAYQQQLATAADPALVISKSGSQIPYIGLPVSSSAYQAYSDIAGKIDSLSVGTTNVTENKEDNTLNIIRVLSKEQLPDSVQFRQIQVAAATKEQAVAKADSIQKALAGGADFEAIAKRYGQTGEKVWFTGQQYEHATTMNQDNRQYITAIMNGEVNGVQNLALSQGNVILQVLDKKAMKTKTNAAIIKKTIDFSKETRSAAFNKFSEYVAKGTTLAELEKNAAKYGYKVQENKNITTAEHYLAGIHATRDALKWVFEAKEGDVSPLYECGDNDHFMVVALTKIHPQGYRSWDDAEVKEILKREVIKDKKAEQFISKLNGLNSIAAAQAKGAKVSEVNQITFAAPAFVQATGATEPALSGAVAATAAGKFSKKPVKGNAGVYVFQVVKKAMRPGVKYDEAKQMQMCMQQNMQAASTFMQDLVLNAKVVDNRYLFF, encoded by the coding sequence ATGGCAGCATTAGGAAAAATCAGACGCAGAGGCATCACGCTGATTGTTATAATCGGCTTGGGTCTTTTTGCATTTATTGCTGAAGAGGCTTTCCGTTCTTGTAACGGTATCAAAGGCGAAGCACGACAACAAGTGGGCGAAGTCTTAGGAGAGAAAATCAACGTGCAAGACTATCAGAAGCTCGTTGACGAGTATCAGGACGCTATCAAGTTCACAATGCAACGCGACAACTTGTCAGAGAGTGAACTCAATCAGGTGAAAGACCAAGTTTGGCAGCAGATGGTAACGAACCACGTACTCGAAGCTGACGCAAAGAAAGTTGGCTTGACTGTTACCGAACAAGAGTTGCAGAACGTTCTCAACGAAGGTACAGACCCAATGTTATCGCAAACTCCTTTCATCAACCAGCAGACAGGACGTTTCGATGTAAACGCATTGAAGCAGTTTATCGACGCTTACAACAAGGCAAAAACTGCAAATCCACAGCAGGCAGAACAGATGAAGACAGCCTACAACTATTGGATGTTTGTAGAAAAGAACCTCCGTTCACAGCTCTTGGGTCAGAAATTCCAGGCACTTTATGCAAGCTGCGTTCTCTCTAACAAGGCTGAAGCTAAACTTGCCTTCAACGACGAGAACGAAGAAGCACAGGTGCAGTTGGCTTCAATGGCATACACTTCTGTGAAAGATGCTGACGTGAAATACACTGACGAAGACTTGAAGGCTAAGTACGAAGAACTGAAGCCAATGTTCCGTCAGACCATCGAGACCCGCGACGTGAAGTATGTAGACTTCCAGATTTTGCCAAGCCAGGCAGACCGCAACGCTATTGTAAAGGAAATGAACGCTTACCAACAGCAGTTGGCAACAGCAGCCGACCCAGCACTCGTTATCAGCAAGAGCGGCAGCCAGATTCCTTACATCGGCTTGCCAGTAAGCAGCAGTGCTTATCAGGCATATTCTGACATTGCAGGAAAGATTGACTCTTTGAGCGTTGGAACAACAAACGTTACAGAGAACAAGGAAGACAACACATTGAATATTATCCGTGTTCTAAGCAAAGAACAGTTGCCAGACTCTGTTCAGTTCCGCCAAATCCAAGTTGCTGCAGCAACAAAGGAACAAGCTGTTGCAAAGGCCGACTCTATCCAAAAGGCGTTGGCAGGTGGCGCAGACTTTGAAGCCATTGCCAAGCGTTACGGCCAGACAGGCGAAAAGGTATGGTTCACAGGTCAGCAATACGAACACGCTACAACAATGAACCAAGACAACCGTCAGTACATCACAGCCATTATGAATGGCGAAGTAAACGGTGTCCAGAACTTGGCACTTAGTCAAGGCAACGTAATTCTTCAGGTACTCGACAAGAAGGCTATGAAGACAAAGACCAATGCTGCGATTATCAAGAAGACCATCGACTTCTCTAAGGAAACCCGCAGTGCAGCTTTCAACAAGTTCTCTGAATATGTTGCCAAAGGCACAACACTTGCTGAATTGGAAAAGAACGCAGCAAAATATGGCTACAAGGTACAGGAAAACAAGAACATAACTACTGCCGAGCACTACCTCGCAGGCATTCACGCTACCCGCGATGCCTTGAAGTGGGTGTTCGAAGCTAAGGAAGGCGACGTTTCTCCACTTTACGAGTGTGGCGACAACGACCACTTTATGGTTGTGGCATTGACAAAGATTCACCCACAAGGCTATCGTTCATGGGACGATGCTGAAGTAAAGGAAATCTTGAAGCGCGAAGTTATCAAAGACAAGAAGGCAGAACAGTTCATCTCTAAGCTCAACGGTCTGAACAGCATCGCTGCAGCACAAGCCAAGGGTGCCAAGGTTAGCGAAGTAAACCAAATCACTTTCGCTGCCCCAGCCTTTGTTCAAGCTACTGGTGCTACCGAGCCAGCACTCTCTGGTGCAGTGGCAGCAACAGCCGCAGGCAAGTTCTCTAAGAAGCCAGTTAAGGGCAATGCAGGTGTATATGTATTCCAAGTAGTGAAGAAGGCAATGCGCCCAGGCGTTAAATACGACGAAGCTAAGCAGATGCAAATGTGTATGCAGCAGAATATGCAGGCTGCAAGCACCTTCATGCAAGACTTGGTGTTGAACGCAAAGGTAGTAGACAATCGCTACTTGTTCTTCTAA